In Corylus avellana chromosome ca2, CavTom2PMs-1.0, the following proteins share a genomic window:
- the LOC132170057 gene encoding cysteine-rich receptor-like protein kinase 25, producing the protein MCCSRLVLSFCFILFHAVALTFAQDPHFCFETGNYTTNSTYKANLNTLLASMSSNTEIDYGFYNFSAGEDPDKVNAIALCRGDISTEECRSCVNKSSHDLLQYCPNQKEYNTKNVSDVEGFNKVLKPLLDGLRIRAASGSSTRKFAVGSAAAPDFETIHALLMCTPDLDELECSNCLRKAAEYIPQCCDGKQGGRYIAPRCDLRYEVYSFFDPAAETTSSEGLEGTTKVME; encoded by the exons ATGTGTTGTTCAAGACTAGTTTTATCTTTCTGCTTCATTCTCTTCCATGCTGTTGCTCTCACGTTTGCCCAAGACCCTCACTTCTGCTTTGAAACTGGTAACTACACCACTAACAGTACCTACAAGGCAAACCTCAACACCCTCCTGGCCTCCATGTCTTCCAACACCGAAATAGATTACGGGTTTTACAATTTCTCCGCCGGAGAAGACCCTGACAAAGTCAACGCCATTGCACTTTGTAGAGGAGACATCTCTACGGAAGAATGCCGAAGTTGTGTCAACAAGTCAAGTCACGATCTCTTACAGTATTGTCCCAACCAGAAGGAG TACAACACAAAGAACGTGTCCGACGTAGAAGGGTTCAACAAGGTGCTAAAACCCTTGTTAGATGGGCTAAGAATCCGCGCTGCATCAGGAAGCTCTACTCGCAAGTTTGCTGTGGGAAGTGCCGCTGCTCCAGATTTTGAAACAATACATGCACTTTTGATGTGCACTCCTGATTTGGACGAGCTGGAATGCAGCAACTGCCTGAGGAAGGCTGCGGAATATATTCCACAATGTTGTGATGGAAAGCAGGGAGGGAGATATATAGCACCCAGATGTGATTTAAGGTACGAGGTATACAGTTTCTTTGACCCTGCAGCTGAGACGACATCTTCAGAAG
- the LOC132172036 gene encoding cysteine-rich receptor-like protein kinase 44, giving the protein MVFSRLLLFISAIFMLAAQAVAQPSFLYHFCLNDKGNYTADSTYEANLNRLLSSLYTNTEIDYGFYNSSNGQNSDQAYAIGLCRGDVNADVCRGCLNNATSLLKQLCPNQKEAIGWYDYCMLRYSNRSIFGVVETIPGFLMSNPNNVSANYVDQYNDDLRSLLESLRSQAVAGGSLRKFAAGNATAPSFQTLYGLVQCTPDLSEEDCYSCLRGAIEGIPGCCGGKQGGRVIGPSCNIRFEIYPFYNSTAAVSSPPSPVAPPVTNTNTTKGSGSKTSTTVIIIVVSTAAFVVLVISFCIYFRVRRRPPREKLETDDEISSVESLQFDFDTIRFATNNFSEENELGKGGFGAVYKGRLSDGQVIAVKRLSKNSGQGNLEFKNEVLLVAKLQHRNLVRLLGFCLEGNERLLVYEFVPNTSLDHFLFDPIKRLHLDWQRRYKIIGGIARGILYLHEDSRLRIIHRDLKASNILLDAEMNSKISDFGMARLFSLDQTQGNTSRIVGTYGYMAPEYAMHGQFSVKSDVFSFGVLVLEIVSGQKNNCFRNGENVEDLLSYAWKNWREGTASNIVDPTIKSDSTTEIMRCIHIALLCVQENVANRPTMASVVLMLNSYSITLSVPLQPAFFMHSDIDLETSRWEQSTQLIESNQRSEGNFVQASVNETSITELYPR; this is encoded by the exons ATGGTTTTCTCAAGATTACTTTTGTTCATCTCTGCCATTTTCATGCTCGCTGCTCAAGCAGTCGCGCAGCCAAGCTTCCTTTATCATTTCTGTTTAAACGACAAGGGAAATTACACCGCTGACAGCACATATGAGGCAAACCTCAATCgcctcctctcctctctctaCACCAACACAGAAATTGACTATGGGTTCTACAATTCCTCCAATGGCCAAAACTCTGACCAAGCATATGCAATTGGACTTTGTAGAGGAGATGTTAACGCAGATGTTTGCCGTGGTTGTCTCAATAACGCTACGTCTCTTCTCAAGCAGCTCTGTCCCAATCAGAAGGAGGCAATTGGATGGTACGACTACTGTATGTTACGCTACTCAAATCGCTCCATTTTTGGCGTCGTGGAAACTATTCCAGGTTTCCTTATGTCGAACCCAAACAACGTATCAGCCAATTACGTGGATCAATACAACGATGATCTTAGGAGCTTGTTGGAAAGCCTAAGAAGCCAAGCTGTAGCTGGTGGTTCTCTTCGCAAGTTTGCAGCGGGAAACGCAACGGCACCTAGCTTTCAAACGTTATACGGACTTGTGCAGTGCACACCTGACTTGTCTGAAGAAGATTGCTACAGTTGCTTACGTGGGGCGATTGAAGGTATTCCAGGATGTTGTGGTGGAAAGCAAGGTGGGAGAGTCATTGGACCCAGCTGTAATATCAGGTTTGAGATCTACCCGTTCTACAACTCGACAGCGGCTGTGTCATCCCCACCATCTCCAGTAGCACCACCAGTAACCAACACTAATACAACAAAAG GGAGCGGGAGCAAAACATCTACGACTGTCATCATTATAGTTGTGTCAACTGCTGCTTTTGTGGTACTAGTCATCTCCTTTTGCATATATTTCAGAGTAAGGAGGAGGCCGCCAAGAGAGAAACTCGAAA CTGATGATGAAATTAGTAGCGTGGAATCCTTGCAATTCGACTTCGACACTATTAGATTTGCAACAAATAACTTTTCAGAAGAAAATGAGCTCGGTAAAGGTGGATTTGGTGCTGTTTACAAG GGTAGGTTATCTGATGGACAAGTTATAGCTGTAAAAAGACTGTCAAAGAATTCTGGGCAAggaaatttagaatttaaaaatgaagtctTATTAGTGGCTAAACTTCAACATCGTAATCTAGTTAGGCTCCTTGGCTTCTGcttggaaggaaatgaaagacTATTAGTGTATGAGTTTGTGCCAAATACAAGCCTTGATCACTTCCTTTTTG ATCCAATTAAGCGTTTACATTTGGATTGGCAAAGGCGCTACAAGATTATAGGAGGCATTGCTAGAGGGATTCTTTACCTTCACGAAGATTCTCGACTTCGTATTATTCATCGTGACCTTAAAGCTAGCAACATTCTTTTAGATGCAGAAATGAactcaaaaatttctgattttggcaTGGCACGATTGTTTTCATTAGATCAAACTCAAGGAAATACAAGTCGAATTGTTGGAACCTA TGGATATATGGCTCCAGAGTATGCAATGCATGGGCAATTCTCTGTAAAGTCTGATGTCTTTAGTTTCGGTGTATTAGTATTAGAAATAGTGAGTGGACAAAAGAACAATTGCTTTCGAAATGGAGAGAATGTGGAGGATCTTCTAAGCTAT GCATGGAAAAACTGGAGAGAGGGGACTGCTTCAAATATTGTGGATCCAACAATAAAGTCAGACTCGACAACTGAAATTATGAGATGCATCCACATTGCGTTACTATGTGTTCAAGAAAATGTAGCTAACAGACCAACCATGGCTTCAGTGGTTCTCATGCTAAATAGCTACTCCATCACTCTTTCGGTACCCTTGCAGCCTGCATTTTTTATGCATAGTGACATTGATTTAGAAACATCTCGATGGGAGCAAAGCACACAGCTTATAGAGTCAAATCAAAGATCTGAAGGCAACTTTGTCCAAGCCTCAGTAAATGAGACTTCAATTACTGAGCTCTACCCACGCTAG
- the LOC132170058 gene encoding cysteine-rich receptor-like protein kinase 25, which yields MASTIPLTAKTLTKYMQLDFAEEMLTQMFAVIVSIMPRLFSRSFVPIKRRQLDANCVDQFNDDLSTLLESLRREAVAGGSLRKFAAGNATAPNFQTLYALVRYTPDLSEKDCSDCLRGAIEGIPQCCDGKQGGRVVNPSCNIKFEVYPVPIL from the exons ACAATTCCTCTTACGGCAAAAACTCTGACTAAGTATATGCAACTGGACTTTGCAGAGGAGATGTTAACCCAGATGTTTGCCGTGATTGTCTCAATAATGCCACGTCTCTTCTCACGCAGTTTTGTCCCGATCAAAAGGAGGCAATTGGATG CCAATTGCGTGGACCAATTCAACGATGATCTTAGTACCTTGTTGGAAAGCCTAAGAAGGGAAGCTGTAGCAGGTGGTTCTCTTCGTAAGTTTGCAGCGGGAAACGCAACAGCACCGAACTTTCAAACATTATATGCACTTGTACGGTACACACCTGATTTGTCTGAGAAAGATTGCAGCGATTGCTTACGTGGGGCGATCGAAGGTATTCCACAATGTTGTGATGGGAAGCAAGGTGGGAGAGTCGTTAATCCAAGCTGTAATATCAAGTTTGAGGTCTACCCAGTACCCATTCTATAA